In a genomic window of Streptomyces sp. NBC_01231:
- a CDS encoding NmrA/HSCARG family protein, with amino-acid sequence MSNKKVIAVAGATGAQGGGAARAILADPESGFTVRALTRNPDSPAARELAALGAEVVRADFYDEPSVHKAFEGAYGAFLVTNFWAHGSAEKETEEINVLVRAAKAADLRHVVWSTLEDTRELLPLDDDRMPVLQDEYNVPHFDVKGAANELFTQAGVPTTFLNTTFFFQGFLLQGMSPQRAEDGVLTLSLALEDGKLLAGVDVADIGRTALAVFKRGEEFIGAAVHLAGDHLTGAQYAEKLAAALGEPVRFQSVPYDVYRALGFPGAEELGNMFQYYGDFDQEFTGARDLNRLREINPALKSFDDWLAENASKFELS; translated from the coding sequence ATGAGCAACAAGAAGGTCATCGCAGTCGCCGGAGCAACGGGTGCGCAGGGTGGCGGTGCCGCACGAGCGATCCTGGCCGATCCGGAGTCGGGCTTCACGGTCCGTGCGCTCACCCGGAATCCCGACTCGCCCGCGGCCAGGGAGCTCGCAGCGCTCGGGGCCGAGGTCGTGCGGGCGGACTTCTATGACGAGCCGAGCGTGCACAAGGCGTTCGAGGGTGCCTACGGTGCCTTCCTGGTCACCAACTTCTGGGCGCACGGCTCGGCGGAGAAGGAAACCGAGGAGATCAACGTTCTGGTCCGGGCCGCCAAGGCCGCAGACCTGCGCCACGTGGTCTGGTCCACCCTGGAGGACACCCGCGAACTGCTGCCGTTGGACGATGACCGCATGCCCGTCCTGCAGGACGAGTACAACGTGCCGCACTTCGATGTGAAGGGGGCAGCCAACGAACTGTTCACGCAGGCAGGAGTGCCGACGACGTTCCTGAACACCACCTTCTTCTTCCAAGGCTTCCTCCTGCAGGGCATGAGCCCCCAGCGGGCCGAGGACGGTGTGCTGACGCTGAGCCTGGCGCTGGAGGACGGCAAGCTCCTCGCCGGGGTCGACGTGGCGGACATCGGCCGGACGGCGCTCGCCGTCTTCAAGCGCGGGGAGGAATTCATCGGCGCCGCCGTCCACCTGGCCGGTGACCATCTGACGGGTGCGCAGTACGCGGAGAAGCTGGCGGCGGCGCTGGGCGAGCCGGTGCGCTTCCAGTCCGTGCCCTACGACGTCTACCGTGCTCTGGGCTTCCCGGGGGCCGAGGAGCTCGGCAACATGTTCCAGTACTACGGCGACTTCGATCAGGAGTTCACCGGCGCCCGTGATCTGAACCGGCTGCGCGAGATCAACCCGGCGTTGAAGAGCTTCGACGACTGGCTGGCCGAGAACGCCTCAAAGTTCGAGTTGAGCTGA
- a CDS encoding beta-lactamase family protein, producing MTAPPARGPAGSAAAGDSVTSVTPEPTHQRHGRGEGRTGADVVRVEGWARAPFEALADVFARVVAEQGGGAAALAICLDGHPVVDLSYGGPRGARYLLFSVSKGVSAIAAQHAHADGRLDLDAPIGDVWPAMRRTATRRITTRHVLTHQAGLPLVDQELTVEDHVAGRLEAALERQEPYWEPGTKHGYHAITYGALLDGVFQRALGTSVAEYIHAHIRQPLGLDLALGVPPSDNHDVLPLRTRPPMRTPLQSARPGLLFDAVGLGLLDDPSVFNQPDVLAAPWPATNVVAGARDLARLYAATVGPVDDVRLLDTESSADLARTRSIGIDEVLGEPSHFGSGVQRPTARLPLLGPASYGHDGHAGSLALADPRFSVGMAFTTNVSPPVGGASAAALTLIAAAGHCLNASGGNAYREKMSRF from the coding sequence GTGACCGCACCGCCGGCCCGCGGCCCTGCGGGTTCCGCCGCCGCAGGCGACTCGGTCACCTCGGTCACTCCAGAACCGACGCACCAGCGGCACGGGAGAGGGGAGGGCCGGACCGGAGCCGATGTCGTGCGGGTGGAAGGCTGGGCCCGGGCCCCGTTCGAAGCCCTCGCCGATGTGTTCGCGCGAGTCGTCGCGGAACAGGGAGGCGGTGCCGCAGCCCTCGCGATCTGCCTGGACGGCCATCCTGTCGTAGACCTGTCATACGGAGGCCCTCGCGGCGCCCGATACCTGTTGTTCTCCGTTTCCAAAGGTGTCTCGGCGATCGCCGCCCAGCACGCTCACGCTGATGGACGGCTCGACCTCGATGCCCCGATCGGTGATGTCTGGCCTGCCATGCGGCGCACAGCGACCCGCCGCATCACCACCCGCCACGTGCTCACCCACCAGGCCGGGCTGCCCCTGGTCGACCAGGAGCTCACCGTGGAAGATCACGTGGCCGGAAGACTCGAGGCCGCCCTGGAGCGGCAGGAACCCTACTGGGAGCCAGGGACCAAGCACGGCTACCACGCCATCACCTACGGAGCCCTGCTCGACGGCGTCTTCCAACGGGCACTGGGCACCAGCGTCGCCGAGTACATCCACGCGCATATCCGGCAACCGCTCGGCCTCGACCTCGCTCTCGGGGTTCCGCCGTCGGACAACCACGACGTGCTGCCGCTGCGGACACGCCCCCCGATGCGCACCCCCCTACAGTCGGCCCGCCCAGGGCTGCTCTTCGACGCCGTCGGCCTCGGACTGCTCGATGACCCCTCGGTCTTCAACCAGCCGGATGTGCTCGCAGCGCCCTGGCCCGCGACCAACGTGGTCGCCGGTGCCCGAGACCTGGCCCGGCTGTATGCCGCGACCGTCGGACCGGTTGACGATGTGCGCCTGCTGGACACCGAGAGCAGCGCCGACCTCGCCCGCACCCGCTCGATCGGGATCGACGAGGTCCTCGGCGAGCCATCCCACTTCGGGTCCGGAGTCCAAAGGCCTACTGCTCGGCTTCCCCTGCTAGGACCAGCCTCGTACGGACATGACGGGCATGCCGGCTCTCTCGCGCTGGCCGATCCGCGGTTCTCCGTCGGCATGGCCTTCACCACCAATGTCAGTCCGCCCGTCGGCGGAGCGAGTGCGGCGGCCCTCACACTCATCGCGGCAGCCGGGCACTGCCTGAACGCATCCGGCGGCAACGCCTACCGAGAGAAAATGAGTCGATTCTGA
- a CDS encoding AraC family transcriptional regulator: protein MTTVEDFHADHDDWPWNPPRPGRATFHYLILVTEGELRHDVDHVTRTVAPGQWLWVRPGHVQCWHDPGPARGAFILFEPEALRSDIARQLAPVISHDAPAVLTPHPEDAPWLEQTAFQLLDEHRALGRRPLAAHHALRCSLLEALLLRLAGSPDLTQAPVAATTTPLGGISGRQPVYERFLDALELHYRELHRVDDYARLLGCSVRTLSRATRAAAGTGARQVLDQRRLLEARRLLDHARWSARAVADHLGFTDTANFGRFFRHHTGLTPAAYAARQTTPDP from the coding sequence GTGACCACCGTCGAGGACTTCCATGCCGACCACGACGACTGGCCGTGGAATCCGCCCCGTCCGGGCCGTGCCACCTTCCACTACCTGATCCTCGTCACGGAGGGCGAACTGCGACACGACGTCGATCACGTCACACGCACCGTCGCACCCGGCCAGTGGCTGTGGGTACGCCCAGGGCACGTGCAGTGCTGGCACGACCCCGGTCCCGCCCGAGGCGCCTTCATCCTGTTCGAACCGGAGGCGCTCCGTTCCGACATCGCCCGCCAGCTGGCTCCCGTCATCTCGCACGACGCCCCCGCCGTGCTGACCCCGCATCCCGAGGACGCCCCCTGGCTGGAGCAGACCGCGTTCCAACTCCTCGACGAGCACCGGGCGTTGGGACGCCGCCCGCTCGCGGCCCATCACGCCCTGCGGTGCAGCCTCCTCGAAGCCCTGCTGCTCCGCCTCGCCGGCTCACCGGACCTCACACAAGCTCCGGTGGCCGCCACAACCACCCCCCTGGGCGGCATCTCCGGACGGCAGCCGGTCTACGAACGATTCCTGGACGCCCTGGAGCTGCACTACCGCGAACTCCACCGCGTCGACGACTACGCCCGGCTGCTCGGCTGTTCCGTACGAACCCTCAGCCGGGCCACCCGGGCCGCCGCAGGCACCGGAGCGCGGCAGGTCCTCGACCAGCGCCGCCTGCTCGAAGCTCGCCGTCTGCTCGACCACGCCCGGTGGTCCGCCCGCGCGGTCGCCGACCACCTCGGCTTCACCGACACGGCCAACTTCGGCCGCTTCTTCCGGCACCACACCGGCCTCACACCCGCGGCCTACGCGGCTCGTCAGACCACCCCGGATCCCTGA
- a CDS encoding class I SAM-dependent methyltransferase, whose amino-acid sequence MDWNAWHGRYDVADSWMARRLRTVQSQTRAALDDAPAGPLKVISLCAGDGRDLLHVLSDHPRRHEVRAKLVELDARNTAAASETAHLAKLDQVEVVTGDASLIDQYRDMTPADLVLVCGVFGNITDADIEHTIGACNQLGKTGGTVIWTRNRAAPDRVPMICDRFGEQGFELQWLSEPGAGYGVGVHRFTGTPRALHTGTRLFEFVGYDVLRQRESSQSG is encoded by the coding sequence GTGGACTGGAACGCCTGGCATGGCAGGTACGACGTCGCGGACTCATGGATGGCACGGAGGCTGCGGACCGTTCAATCGCAGACCCGGGCTGCCCTGGACGATGCTCCGGCCGGGCCGCTGAAGGTGATCAGCCTGTGTGCCGGGGACGGTCGCGACCTCCTCCACGTCCTGTCCGATCATCCACGCCGCCACGAGGTGCGGGCGAAGCTTGTCGAGTTGGACGCCCGCAACACCGCCGCGGCTTCGGAGACGGCCCACCTGGCAAAGCTGGACCAGGTCGAGGTGGTGACGGGCGACGCCTCCCTCATCGACCAGTACCGGGACATGACCCCCGCGGACCTCGTACTGGTCTGCGGTGTCTTCGGAAACATCACCGACGCCGACATCGAGCACACCATCGGCGCCTGCAACCAGTTGGGCAAGACCGGTGGCACCGTCATCTGGACCCGCAACCGTGCCGCCCCCGACCGAGTGCCCATGATCTGCGATCGGTTCGGCGAGCAGGGCTTCGAACTGCAGTGGCTGTCCGAACCGGGGGCCGGCTACGGCGTCGGTGTGCACCGGTTCACCGGCACGCCCCGCGCCTTGCACACCGGCACCCGGCTGTTCGAGTTCGTGGGCTACGACGTGCTCCGTCAGCGCGAGAGTTCGCAATCCGGCTGA
- a CDS encoding MarR family winged helix-turn-helix transcriptional regulator, translating into MDEEVRWLTAEEQHTWRSFVRLHERLGGRLSRMLQSESKLSAADFGVLVNLTDVPDGRQRYQDLARALEWEKSRMSHHIARMAGRGLVTREECPEDARGAFVVITDAGRAAIEAAAPLHVEAVRELFLDHVTPAELRTLADISDRVVAKLDEDTA; encoded by the coding sequence ATGGATGAAGAGGTTCGGTGGTTGACGGCGGAGGAGCAGCACACCTGGCGGAGTTTTGTTCGGTTGCATGAGCGGCTGGGGGGTCGCCTGTCGCGCATGTTGCAGAGCGAGTCGAAGCTCTCGGCCGCGGATTTCGGCGTGCTGGTCAATCTGACGGATGTGCCGGACGGACGGCAGCGTTACCAGGATCTTGCCCGGGCGCTCGAGTGGGAGAAGAGCCGTATGTCCCACCACATCGCTCGTATGGCAGGACGAGGGCTGGTGACCCGCGAGGAGTGCCCCGAGGACGCGCGGGGAGCATTCGTGGTCATCACGGACGCTGGGCGGGCGGCGATCGAGGCGGCGGCTCCGCTGCATGTGGAAGCGGTACGAGAGCTGTTCCTGGACCATGTCACCCCGGCGGAGCTTCGGACTCTGGCCGACATCTCCGACCGAGTGGTGGCGAAGCTGGACGAGGACACCGCCTGA
- a CDS encoding pirin family protein — protein sequence MSNVEAEPAAMRCGAPGDDDRPTGVSRVDVLPARDVPLGGPRSMTVRRTLPQRDRPLIGAWCFADHYGPDEITDRGGMALAPHPHSGLQTVTWLFSGEVEHRDTLGTHALVRPGEINLMTGGYGIAHSEVSTPRTTVVHGVQLWVALPEEHRNARRDFQHHAPGPVRVKGAEIRVFLGSLVGEVSPVRTFTPLLGAEVILRPRMTVSLSVDADFEHGVLVDSGDVRVSGTLLQRAELGYVPPGADTLTLTNESDGPARTILLGGTPFEEEIVMWWNFIGRTHEDIVKAREDWEASSDRFGTIEGFPGGRLPAPTLPNATIKPRRNPPRR from the coding sequence GTGAGCAATGTCGAAGCTGAGCCGGCAGCGATGAGATGCGGGGCACCGGGCGACGACGACCGGCCGACCGGCGTGTCACGGGTCGACGTGCTCCCCGCACGGGACGTGCCCCTGGGTGGACCGCGTTCGATGACGGTGCGGCGGACGCTGCCGCAGCGGGACCGGCCGCTGATCGGAGCCTGGTGCTTCGCCGACCACTACGGTCCTGACGAGATCACCGACAGGGGCGGTATGGCGCTGGCCCCGCACCCGCACAGCGGCCTGCAGACGGTGACCTGGCTGTTCAGTGGAGAGGTCGAGCACCGCGACACGCTCGGCACCCACGCCTTGGTGCGCCCCGGGGAGATCAACCTCATGACGGGCGGGTACGGCATCGCCCACTCGGAGGTCTCCACCCCGCGCACGACCGTCGTCCACGGTGTCCAGCTGTGGGTGGCGCTGCCGGAGGAGCACCGGAACGCGCGACGGGACTTCCAGCACCATGCGCCTGGGCCCGTGCGAGTGAAGGGGGCCGAGATCAGGGTCTTTCTCGGCTCGCTCGTCGGTGAGGTCTCACCGGTGCGGACGTTCACGCCGCTGCTCGGTGCGGAGGTCATCCTCCGACCGCGCATGACGGTCTCCCTCTCCGTGGACGCCGACTTCGAGCACGGCGTTCTCGTGGACAGCGGGGACGTCCGTGTGTCCGGCACCCTGCTGCAGCGGGCGGAGCTGGGCTATGTCCCGCCGGGTGCCGACACGTTGACGCTGACGAATGAGTCGGACGGTCCGGCGCGGACGATTCTGCTCGGCGGCACCCCGTTCGAGGAGGAGATCGTCATGTGGTGGAACTTCATCGGCCGCACCCACGAGGACATCGTCAAGGCCCGCGAGGACTGGGAGGCCTCCTCCGACCGCTTCGGCACGATCGAGGGATTTCCCGGGGGCCGGCTTCCCGCGCCCACCCTGCCGAACGCCACCATCAAGCCGCGCCGCAACCCGCCGCGTCGTTGA
- a CDS encoding LacI family transcriptional regulator, whose product MSVTLEDVAARAGVSRSLASLVMRNDPRVSSRRREAVLKAAAELGYRPNAHAAQLASRRTMTVGVVLVELRNPVYTEIFTGVQEQAEQAGYGVLLTGGELLTADTERRAVDGLLEHRVDGIVLVGPRLASKDLRELADRVPLVVVGRHVQGVDSVAVDTRDGTRLAVEHLVDLGHEDIAHIDGGNGPGAESHRRAYLGTMKQHGLSARTRVVRGDYTEHGGRRAAETLLSSTHPPTAVFAANDLSALGVLAALKRRGMSAPEDLSLVGFDNTVLAQFGYIDLTTIDTPRQDMGATAVTMLTARIEDTGRPTRPTQHAPRLIVRSTTMPHTGV is encoded by the coding sequence GTGTCGGTAACGCTGGAGGATGTCGCGGCCCGAGCCGGCGTATCGCGATCCCTGGCCAGCCTGGTGATGCGAAACGACCCCCGCGTCTCCTCACGGCGCCGGGAGGCAGTACTGAAGGCGGCGGCCGAGCTGGGCTACCGCCCCAACGCCCATGCCGCCCAGCTCGCCAGCCGACGCACCATGACGGTGGGGGTCGTCCTGGTGGAGCTGCGAAATCCCGTCTACACGGAGATCTTCACCGGCGTCCAGGAACAGGCCGAGCAGGCAGGCTACGGAGTGCTCCTCACAGGCGGAGAACTTCTGACCGCGGACACCGAGCGACGGGCTGTCGACGGTTTGCTGGAGCACCGGGTGGACGGCATCGTCCTCGTCGGCCCCCGTCTGGCGTCGAAGGACCTGCGGGAGCTGGCCGACCGGGTGCCCCTGGTTGTCGTGGGCCGTCATGTACAGGGTGTCGACTCGGTCGCGGTGGACACCCGCGACGGCACCCGCCTCGCCGTCGAACATCTCGTCGACCTCGGCCATGAGGACATCGCCCACATCGACGGCGGCAACGGCCCGGGGGCCGAGAGTCACCGCAGGGCTTACCTCGGCACCATGAAGCAGCACGGACTGTCCGCGCGCACCCGCGTCGTCCGCGGTGACTACACCGAGCACGGCGGTAGGCGAGCAGCGGAGACCCTGCTCTCCAGTACCCACCCTCCCACCGCTGTTTTCGCAGCCAACGACCTGTCCGCCCTAGGTGTCCTCGCGGCTCTCAAGCGTCGAGGCATGAGCGCGCCGGAAGACCTGTCGCTGGTCGGCTTCGACAACACCGTTCTCGCCCAGTTCGGCTATATCGACCTGACCACCATCGACACCCCCCGCCAAGACATGGGAGCCACTGCGGTGACCATGCTGACCGCCCGAATCGAGGACACCGGCCGCCCAACCCGCCCCACGCAACACGCTCCACGGCTCATCGTGCGCTCCACCACAATGCCGCACACCGGCGTGTAG
- a CDS encoding sugar ABC transporter substrate-binding protein produces the protein MHRSSHARRFASLVAVATALTLAGCSSGSGGKQAEQSADGVPAGKATTPRLTIAMITHQGPGDTFWDIVRKGAEAAAAKDNIRLVYSNDPSAGNQANLVQNAVDQKVDGIAVTLAKPEAMKDVVHKATAAGIPVVGLNSGVSEWKKLGLMEFFGQDETVAGEAFGKKLNEVGAKKAVCVITEQGNIGLTQRCDGVKKTFQGKTENLYVNGTDMPAVKATITAKLQQDRSIDYIVSLGASYALTAVQSVSEAGSKAKIATFDLNKDLTGAIGKGTIQFAVDQQPYLQGYLAIDSLWLYKTNGNYMGGGEQAILTGPAFVDKSNVDQIAEFAAKGTR, from the coding sequence ATGCACCGCTCTTCTCATGCGCGCAGATTTGCCTCCCTCGTGGCCGTGGCCACGGCACTGACCCTCGCAGGCTGCTCCAGCGGCTCAGGCGGGAAGCAGGCCGAGCAAAGCGCCGACGGCGTGCCCGCGGGCAAGGCCACCACGCCCCGTCTGACCATCGCGATGATCACCCACCAAGGGCCGGGCGACACTTTCTGGGACATCGTCCGCAAGGGCGCCGAGGCGGCCGCCGCGAAGGACAACATCCGGCTCGTCTACTCCAACGATCCGAGCGCGGGCAACCAGGCCAACCTGGTCCAGAACGCCGTCGACCAGAAGGTCGACGGCATCGCGGTCACCCTGGCCAAGCCCGAGGCCATGAAGGACGTCGTACACAAGGCCACGGCAGCGGGTATCCCCGTCGTCGGCCTCAACTCCGGTGTGAGCGAGTGGAAGAAGCTCGGCCTGATGGAGTTCTTCGGTCAGGACGAGACCGTGGCCGGCGAGGCCTTCGGCAAGAAGCTGAACGAGGTCGGCGCCAAGAAGGCCGTCTGCGTCATCACCGAGCAGGGCAACATCGGCCTCACCCAACGCTGCGACGGCGTGAAGAAGACCTTTCAGGGCAAGACGGAGAACCTCTACGTCAACGGCACCGACATGCCTGCCGTGAAGGCGACGATCACCGCCAAGCTTCAGCAGGACCGCTCCATCGACTACATCGTCAGCCTCGGCGCCTCGTACGCGCTGACCGCCGTGCAGTCCGTGTCCGAGGCGGGCAGCAAGGCCAAGATCGCCACCTTCGATCTGAACAAGGACCTCACCGGCGCCATCGGCAAGGGCACGATCCAGTTCGCGGTCGACCAGCAGCCCTACCTCCAGGGCTACCTGGCGATCGATTCGCTGTGGCTGTACAAGACCAACGGCAACTACATGGGCGGCGGTGAGCAGGCGATCCTGACCGGCCCGGCCTTCGTCGACAAGTCCAACGTCGACCAGATCGCCGAGTTCGCCGCGAAGGGCACTCGTTGA
- a CDS encoding NAD(P)-binding domain-containing protein yields MSSITLIGTGNMARTIGTLAVAGGNTVEVMGRDQSKADDLAKALGGGATTGKWGAVPAGDIVITALLYDGVVPVVAEYGDALAGKVIVDISNPFNATFDGLAHSEETSIAQEVAKVAPAGASVVKAFNTIFRNVLEKGRPNVFIAGDNAQAKAGVAAFIESLGLRPLDVGGLKMAHWLEGMGLVTVSLAGNGVGHWDFALGVNEFTG; encoded by the coding sequence ATGAGCAGCATCACCCTCATCGGTACGGGGAACATGGCCCGTACCATCGGCACGCTCGCGGTGGCGGGCGGCAACACCGTCGAGGTCATGGGACGCGATCAGTCCAAGGCCGATGACCTGGCCAAGGCTCTGGGCGGCGGCGCGACTACGGGCAAGTGGGGCGCCGTCCCTGCCGGGGACATCGTCATCACGGCCCTGTTGTACGACGGTGTCGTTCCGGTCGTCGCCGAGTACGGAGACGCCCTCGCGGGCAAGGTCATCGTCGACATCAGCAACCCCTTCAACGCCACGTTCGACGGACTGGCCCACAGCGAGGAGACCTCGATCGCGCAGGAAGTCGCCAAGGTGGCCCCGGCCGGCGCCAGCGTGGTGAAGGCGTTCAACACCATTTTCCGTAATGTCCTGGAGAAGGGCCGGCCCAACGTCTTCATCGCTGGCGACAATGCGCAGGCCAAGGCGGGCGTGGCGGCATTCATCGAGAGCCTCGGGCTGCGCCCGCTGGACGTCGGCGGCCTGAAAATGGCGCACTGGCTGGAAGGAATGGGCCTTGTCACGGTGAGCCTCGCCGGCAACGGGGTTGGCCACTGGGACTTCGCCCTCGGCGTCAACGAATTCACCGGCTGA
- a CDS encoding MmcQ/YjbR family DNA-binding protein gives MTFNGTKLQDAARHTALALLGVSHGRPFTEQLDVYKVAGKVFLIVTDDPDELIVTLKAEPEYGRLLQGQYPSFTPGRYLDKRHWISVGAGRGVTADLVAELVDHSYHLVLDTVPRNRRPG, from the coding sequence ATGACCTTCAACGGCACGAAACTCCAGGACGCCGCCCGCCACACCGCACTCGCGCTCCTGGGAGTCAGCCACGGGCGCCCGTTCACCGAGCAGTTGGACGTGTACAAGGTGGCGGGCAAGGTCTTCCTGATCGTCACGGACGACCCGGACGAACTCATCGTCACCCTCAAGGCGGAACCGGAGTATGGGCGGCTGCTACAGGGCCAGTACCCGTCGTTCACCCCGGGCCGCTACCTCGACAAGCGGCACTGGATATCCGTGGGAGCCGGCCGGGGTGTCACCGCCGACCTGGTCGCCGAACTCGTCGACCACTCCTACCACCTCGTCCTGGACACGGTTCCGCGCAACCGCCGTCCCGGATGA
- a CDS encoding phosphotransferase, translating into MAAEGGATQGEALVGGMMNTGSVFRRGSLVERPAPPTARALHTHLLALKEHGFDAAPTPVQLTTDGREQLTYIPGDVALPPFPRWVMTETALSSVGSLLRHLHEASDAIAVDTRAAWPQALADPEGGRMLCHNDVCPENVVFRDGRATALIDFDLAAPGRPLWDVAMAARYWVPMLDPASAAAFYPAGLDASTRLRILADSYGLSSQERAELPGVIERATASCRAFVADRVADGDPVYTQVLSERGGWQRWDRIQEWLVAHQEMFTTTLLD; encoded by the coding sequence ATGGCAGCTGAGGGCGGGGCGACACAGGGCGAAGCACTGGTCGGCGGCATGATGAACACGGGCTCGGTCTTCCGTCGCGGTTCCCTGGTGGAACGCCCCGCGCCGCCTACCGCGCGCGCCCTCCACACCCACCTCCTCGCCCTCAAGGAGCACGGCTTCGACGCGGCTCCGACCCCGGTCCAGCTCACCACGGACGGCCGCGAGCAGCTGACCTACATCCCCGGCGATGTTGCCCTGCCGCCGTTTCCCCGCTGGGTGATGACGGAGACCGCGCTGAGTTCCGTGGGAAGTCTGCTGCGGCACCTGCACGAGGCCAGTGACGCCATCGCAGTGGACACCCGCGCAGCGTGGCCCCAGGCTCTGGCCGACCCGGAGGGAGGCAGGATGCTGTGCCACAACGACGTGTGCCCGGAGAATGTCGTCTTCCGCGACGGCCGTGCCACGGCCCTGATCGATTTCGACCTGGCGGCGCCAGGGCGGCCATTGTGGGACGTCGCCATGGCCGCCCGCTACTGGGTGCCTATGCTCGACCCCGCGTCTGCGGCAGCCTTCTACCCCGCCGGGCTGGATGCCTCGACGCGACTGCGCATCCTCGCCGACAGCTACGGCCTCTCCTCGCAGGAGCGCGCTGAACTGCCCGGGGTCATCGAACGGGCCACCGCATCCTGCCGGGCCTTCGTCGCCGACCGCGTGGCCGATGGCGACCCTGTCTACACACAGGTGCTATCCGAACGTGGTGGTTGGCAACGGTGGGACCGCATACAGGAGTGGCTTGTGGCCCACCAAGAGATGTTCACGACCACCCTGCTGGACTGA
- a CDS encoding MmcQ/YjbR family DNA-binding protein: MDGETLQKTAADCAEELPGAGLEHPFGLEWEVYKVRGKVFMLMTQVTGEPFVILKSAPDEAAALRHEHVEITPGYHMNKKHWITVEGGNTIDETLVKELVTDSYRLVVKGLAKSQQPVDPHTYGRRA; the protein is encoded by the coding sequence ATGGACGGAGAGACGCTGCAGAAGACCGCGGCCGACTGCGCCGAGGAACTTCCCGGGGCTGGTCTGGAACACCCCTTCGGCCTCGAATGGGAGGTGTACAAGGTGCGCGGCAAGGTGTTCATGCTCATGACGCAGGTGACGGGTGAGCCCTTCGTCATTCTCAAATCGGCTCCCGACGAGGCGGCCGCCCTGCGTCACGAGCACGTGGAGATCACCCCCGGTTACCACATGAACAAGAAGCACTGGATCACGGTGGAAGGCGGAAACACGATCGACGAGACGTTGGTGAAGGAGCTCGTGACCGACTCCTACCGTCTTGTCGTCAAGGGGCTCGCCAAGTCCCAGCAGCCCGTCGACCCGCACACCTACGGCCGCCGCGCCTGA
- a CDS encoding SDR family oxidoreductase, with amino-acid sequence MGKLDGKVAVITGGSTGMALAGAKLFVEEGAHVFIQARRQEALDDAVKLIGRNVTAVQGDAAELDDLDRLYDTVKREKGSIDVLWASAGMGESAVLGEITEEQFHRAFSLNARGTLFTVQKALPLINDNGSILMTGSNASLGAFPGWSLYAGSKAVQQAWARVWLNELRDRKIRVNVLTPGQVATAKQEELFDEATRAQFESLIPRGKMGRPEEIATVALFLASDDSSYVNGLELVTDGGTTAI; translated from the coding sequence GTGGGAAAGCTCGATGGCAAGGTAGCGGTGATCACCGGCGGATCCACCGGCATGGCACTGGCCGGAGCCAAACTGTTCGTCGAGGAAGGAGCGCACGTCTTCATCCAGGCCCGGCGGCAGGAAGCACTGGACGACGCCGTCAAGCTGATCGGCCGCAACGTCACCGCCGTCCAGGGTGACGCGGCCGAACTGGACGACCTGGACCGCTTGTACGACACCGTCAAGCGGGAAAAGGGCTCGATCGACGTGCTGTGGGCCAGCGCCGGGATGGGCGAATCCGCCGTCCTCGGCGAGATCACCGAGGAACAGTTCCACCGCGCCTTCTCGCTCAACGCGCGCGGCACCCTGTTCACCGTGCAGAAGGCACTGCCGCTGATCAACGACAACGGCTCGATCCTCATGACCGGATCCAACGCCTCCCTCGGCGCCTTCCCCGGCTGGAGCCTCTACGCGGGAAGCAAGGCCGTCCAGCAGGCCTGGGCCCGCGTCTGGCTCAACGAACTGCGCGACCGCAAGATCCGGGTCAACGTCCTGACCCCCGGCCAGGTCGCCACCGCCAAACAGGAAGAGCTGTTCGACGAGGCAACCAGGGCCCAATTCGAGTCCCTGATCCCCCGCGGAAAGATGGGCCGCCCCGAGGAAATCGCCACCGTCGCCCTGTTCCTCGCCTCCGACGACTCCAGCTACGTCAACGGCCTGGAACTGGTCACCGACGGCGGCACCACCGCCATCTGA